The following proteins are encoded in a genomic region of Tenacibaculum sp. 190524A05c:
- a CDS encoding DUF1842 domain-containing protein gives MATLKEPKTLIDSAYLTKGTIGNVGMPGAPIAHFSLVVNAASGTVSGMVEITQAIDSAPIEVKVTGNVRATGYGEVTKIVSLNGEYVVSVPPPAIGSYLQKFEAHMDINNEWNGTGGFSYGSHNIENVPVKSEN, from the coding sequence ATGGCTACTTTAAAAGAACCAAAAACATTAATCGACTCAGCTTATTTAACAAAAGGAACTATCGGAAACGTTGGAATGCCTGGAGCTCCTATTGCACATTTTTCTTTAGTTGTAAATGCTGCATCTGGAACAGTATCTGGAATGGTAGAAATTACACAAGCTATTGATAGCGCTCCAATCGAAGTAAAAGTAACTGGAAATGTACGTGCAACTGGATACGGAGAAGTTACTAAAATTGTAAGCTTAAATGGTGAATATGTTGTATCTGTGCCACCTCCTGCAATTGGAAGTTACTTACAAAAATTTGAAGCTCATATGGATATTAATAATGAGTGGAACGGTACTGGAGGATTCTCTTATGGAAGTCATAACATCGAAAATGTTCCAGTAAAATCAGAAAATTAA
- a CDS encoding DNA-binding response regulator, with product MKNLRLLLLEDLDEEAKDIVAFLEENDYEVIRVKNMSEAEGEIKNRFFDAVILDIMIDGKPEGITFAQRMNKEGLNVPFLFLTSMQSRAIFDEAKLTNPLVYLLKPFNKLELLYSLELAIESCYDQNNSISFDDDNAVLSPKFLFIKHKRSVVKVDVDSIDYVDVKEKYCNLQCGESRYLVKLSLVKLKDMLNNDNFRQVHRNYLVNMKSIKEIYLEDNLIILNNLEKIPFSERYKHAFVRDNTIFR from the coding sequence ATGAAAAACCTCCGATTACTACTCTTAGAAGATCTTGATGAAGAAGCGAAAGATATTGTTGCCTTTCTTGAGGAGAATGATTACGAAGTAATTAGAGTCAAGAATATGAGTGAAGCCGAAGGAGAGATTAAAAATCGATTTTTTGATGCTGTAATCTTGGATATCATGATTGATGGTAAACCAGAAGGAATTACGTTTGCACAACGTATGAATAAAGAAGGGTTAAATGTTCCTTTTTTATTTTTAACGAGTATGCAAAGTAGGGCAATTTTTGATGAAGCAAAATTGACTAATCCACTAGTTTACTTACTTAAACCTTTCAATAAACTAGAGTTGTTATACTCATTAGAATTAGCAATTGAATCTTGTTATGATCAAAATAACAGTATTAGTTTTGATGACGATAATGCCGTTTTAAGTCCAAAGTTTTTATTCATTAAACATAAACGAAGTGTAGTAAAAGTTGATGTAGACTCGATTGATTATGTTGATGTTAAAGAGAAATACTGTAATCTTCAATGTGGAGAAAGTAGATATTTGGTAAAGTTATCTTTAGTAAAGTTAAAAGATATGTTGAATAACGATAATTTCAGGCAAGTACACAGAAATTATTTAGTAAACATGAAGAGTATTAAGGAGATATATCTAGAGGATAATTTGATTATTCTAAACAACTTAGAGAAAATTCCTTTTAGTGAACGTTATAAACACGCGTTTGTAAGAGACAATACAATTTTCAGATAG
- a CDS encoding ATP-binding protein has protein sequence MKIILTFIFILNFTYSISQSIRPKSKLNDLYRLSHGICEESKDENFCLALEYYKSDELDSCYIYSSKALLSNNIHETKNDILKYLLGSSALHKEIYQKAYENLISISKNSSIDFLRNKQLGSVCINLKKYKEAILYLEKLLTKVDNFDSIAIREVYHNLGLCYVHTKEYDKAKLYFNKEFTLIKKKDTSSIIRAKMELANVYYNQYLDDDAIPLFLESYNLSKSFSDVELKQNSALNMAVVERNRKGYKESVKYYREYIMWKDSIWNRDRIIELADKDKEIVVAQKDSEIAIQEEKLKTQKVVQKGLIFGTSGLLIFLGFLAFFYKKLQKKNSLITQQKEDLAIANKTKNYLFSVVSHDLRSPMNTIKHQHLQLKKHIENNNLEGIKEANNSAITVTESTSHLLNNVLHWSLEQNNQMVFEQKEYPFKPIVEHVLYDYENLIEANDVEIETNYTKNSLIKADRESLKIVLRNLLDNSVKYMNGQGKITIEMGVDSENYAYVSIQDTGIGISAERLAKINSLKDVSIDKINRSEGVGLGLILCQTLVKKNKGILSFDSEEGKGTKVTIQLPRSED, from the coding sequence TTGAAAATAATATTAACCTTTATATTTATCTTAAATTTCACATATTCCATTTCTCAGAGTATTCGACCAAAGTCTAAATTAAATGATTTATATCGTCTATCTCATGGAATATGTGAAGAAAGTAAGGATGAAAATTTTTGCTTAGCTTTAGAGTATTATAAATCTGATGAGTTAGACTCTTGTTATATTTATAGCTCTAAGGCTTTATTATCTAATAATATACATGAGACTAAAAATGATATTCTAAAATATTTATTAGGCAGTAGTGCGTTACATAAAGAAATTTATCAGAAAGCCTATGAAAATTTAATTTCTATAAGTAAGAACAGTTCTATTGATTTTTTGAGAAATAAACAACTAGGAAGTGTATGTATTAATCTCAAAAAATATAAAGAAGCGATTTTGTACTTAGAAAAGTTATTAACTAAAGTTGATAATTTTGACAGTATAGCTATTCGTGAAGTTTATCATAATTTAGGTTTATGCTATGTTCATACCAAGGAATATGATAAAGCAAAATTATATTTTAATAAAGAATTTACTTTAATTAAAAAAAAAGATACTTCATCAATAATTAGAGCTAAGATGGAATTAGCTAATGTGTATTATAATCAATATCTTGATGACGATGCTATTCCGTTATTTTTAGAGTCTTATAACCTTTCAAAATCTTTTTCAGATGTGGAATTAAAACAAAATTCTGCTTTAAACATGGCTGTTGTAGAACGTAATCGAAAGGGCTATAAAGAAAGTGTAAAATACTATCGTGAATATATAATGTGGAAAGATTCTATATGGAATAGAGATAGAATTATTGAACTTGCTGATAAAGATAAAGAGATTGTAGTTGCTCAAAAAGATAGTGAAATAGCTATTCAAGAAGAGAAATTAAAAACGCAAAAAGTGGTACAAAAAGGTTTAATTTTTGGAACTTCTGGGTTATTAATTTTTCTCGGGTTTTTGGCTTTCTTTTACAAGAAACTCCAAAAGAAAAATTCATTAATTACACAGCAAAAAGAAGATTTAGCAATCGCTAATAAAACTAAAAACTATTTATTTTCTGTAGTTTCTCATGATTTACGTTCTCCAATGAATACCATCAAACATCAGCATTTACAACTAAAAAAACATATAGAGAATAATAATTTAGAAGGAATAAAAGAAGCAAATAATTCAGCCATAACTGTTACCGAAAGTACAAGTCATTTATTAAACAATGTTCTGCATTGGTCTTTGGAACAAAATAATCAAATGGTTTTTGAACAGAAAGAATATCCTTTTAAACCAATTGTTGAACATGTTTTGTACGATTATGAAAATTTGATTGAAGCTAATGATGTAGAAATAGAAACAAATTACACTAAAAACTCATTAATTAAAGCAGATCGTGAATCGTTAAAAATTGTGCTAAGAAATCTTCTAGATAATTCAGTAAAATATATGAATGGTCAAGGAAAAATTACCATTGAAATGGGTGTTGATTCTGAGAATTATGCATATGTTTCAATTCAAGATACTGGAATTGGAATATCAGCTGAGAGATTAGCTAAAATTAATAGTTTGAAAGATGTTAGTATTGATAAAATTAATAGATCAGAAGGAGTTGGTTTAGGATTAATTTTATGTCAAACTTTAGTGAAAAAAAATAAAGGAATTTTATCCTTTGATAGTGAAGAAGGTAAAGGAACTAAAGTTACTATTCAATTACCGAGAAGTGAAGATTAG
- a CDS encoding TonB-dependent receptor family protein, with protein sequence MRLKLKDYSIVFVLFLCITALTAQTKFTGVVSSETKKKLQKVQLFDVSGNVLSTTDSNGYFEFSSTKKVFTVVFYLDEYELLETKFDSNVNTVYNITLNSFSEELSEVEIKAKKRKAFELKRLKDVEGTAIYAGKKTEVVLVTESTANLATNNARQLYNQVAGLNIFENDDAGLQLNVGGRGLDPNRTSNFNTRQNGYDISADVLGYPESYYTPAAEGLQEIQVIRGAASLQYGTQFGGLINFIMKKPNSNKALEVVSRTTLGSFNLFTNFTSIGGTSGKLSYYGYYNYKQGDGFRPNSGFNSKNAYAYVGYDFNTKTKLEAEATYLTYLAQQAGGLTDAMFADNPFQSNRSRNWFNVDWLLYNLKFTHDFTDNTKFTFNFFGLNASRDAVGFRDRRVDLADNLGARELLTSDFSNFGFEARFLDKYKLFGKEATYLIGGKYYNANNTSFQGPGTDESDANFSSAIDQFPNYTFQSDFDNPNENIAIFGENIFYVSDKFSVTPGFRFEYINTGSNGFRKRVNTDAAGNPIGTVEESDNLTKERSFVLLGLGLSYKPNDVLEVYGNISQNYRSITFSDVNIVNPSNAVDPNLDDETGFTIDAGIRGNLNKFISYDLSGFALFYNNRIGDFTTTIPPLNTVGQLRTNVGEARIIGLESLIDVNLKRVFDLSNDYSLNTFINTSFISSEYTDSKENNIKGNRVEFVPDVNLKTGLKFGYKDFTTSLQYSYLSEQFNDANNSAQPDASNAVRGPIPSYGILDFSASYSYKFLKLEVGVNNLLDEVYFTRRATGYPGPGIIPSAPRNWYTTLQFKF encoded by the coding sequence ATGAGATTGAAATTAAAGGATTATAGTATTGTATTTGTATTGTTTCTATGTATAACTGCCTTAACTGCACAAACAAAGTTTACTGGTGTTGTATCTTCAGAAACTAAGAAAAAGCTTCAAAAAGTACAGTTGTTTGATGTTTCAGGAAACGTATTGTCTACAACGGATTCGAATGGATATTTTGAATTTTCAAGTACTAAGAAAGTGTTTACAGTTGTATTTTATTTAGATGAATACGAACTTTTAGAAACAAAGTTTGATTCAAATGTAAATACTGTTTATAACATCACATTAAATTCCTTTTCAGAAGAATTATCAGAAGTGGAAATTAAAGCTAAAAAACGCAAAGCTTTTGAATTAAAAAGACTAAAGGACGTTGAGGGAACAGCAATTTACGCGGGTAAAAAAACAGAAGTGGTTCTAGTAACAGAATCTACTGCAAATTTAGCAACCAATAATGCTCGTCAACTATATAATCAAGTTGCTGGTTTAAATATTTTTGAAAATGATGACGCAGGTTTACAATTAAATGTTGGAGGTCGCGGTTTAGATCCTAATAGAACTTCTAATTTTAATACACGTCAAAATGGATATGATATTAGTGCCGATGTATTAGGATATCCTGAGAGTTATTATACACCAGCAGCAGAAGGACTTCAGGAAATTCAAGTAATTCGCGGCGCTGCTTCTTTACAATATGGAACTCAATTTGGAGGTTTGATCAACTTTATAATGAAAAAACCAAACTCTAATAAAGCGCTTGAAGTTGTTTCAAGAACTACCTTAGGGAGTTTTAATCTTTTTACAAACTTTACTAGCATAGGTGGAACATCTGGTAAATTGAGTTATTATGGATATTATAACTATAAACAAGGTGATGGGTTTAGACCAAACTCTGGATTTAACTCAAAAAATGCATATGCTTACGTAGGTTATGATTTCAATACAAAAACAAAACTAGAGGCAGAAGCAACATATTTAACGTATTTAGCTCAACAAGCGGGTGGGTTAACCGACGCAATGTTTGCTGATAATCCGTTTCAAAGTAATAGAAGTAGAAATTGGTTTAATGTAGATTGGTTATTATATAATTTAAAATTCACACATGATTTTACTGATAATACAAAGTTTACCTTTAACTTCTTTGGTTTAAATGCCTCAAGAGATGCCGTTGGATTTAGAGATAGAAGAGTTGATTTAGCTGATAATTTAGGAGCTAGAGAATTATTAACTAGTGATTTTAGCAATTTTGGATTCGAAGCTCGTTTTTTAGATAAATACAAGTTATTCGGAAAAGAAGCAACGTACTTAATAGGAGGTAAGTATTATAACGCAAATAACACTTCTTTTCAAGGACCAGGAACAGATGAAAGTGATGCTAATTTTTCTTCAGCTATTGATCAGTTTCCAAATTATACTTTCCAATCAGATTTTGATAATCCCAATGAGAATATTGCAATTTTTGGAGAGAATATATTTTACGTTAGTGATAAGTTTTCTGTAACTCCTGGTTTTAGATTTGAATATATAAATACAGGAAGTAATGGTTTTAGAAAACGAGTAAATACAGATGCTGCTGGTAATCCAATTGGAACAGTAGAAGAATCAGATAATCTCACCAAAGAACGTTCTTTTGTATTATTAGGATTAGGGTTGAGTTATAAACCAAATGATGTTTTAGAAGTATATGGAAACATTTCCCAAAATTATCGTTCTATTACATTTTCAGATGTAAATATTGTTAATCCGTCAAATGCTGTAGATCCAAATTTAGATGATGAAACAGGTTTTACAATAGATGCTGGAATTAGAGGTAATTTAAATAAGTTTATTTCTTATGATTTAAGCGGATTTGCCTTATTCTATAACAATCGAATAGGAGATTTTACAACTACAATTCCTCCACTTAATACTGTCGGTCAATTGAGAACTAATGTTGGAGAAGCTCGTATTATTGGTCTTGAATCTTTAATCGATGTTAACTTAAAACGTGTTTTCGATTTATCAAATGATTATAGTTTAAATACGTTTATCAATACCTCGTTTATTAGTTCTGAATATACAGATTCAAAAGAAAACAATATAAAAGGTAATAGAGTTGAATTCGTACCTGATGTGAACTTAAAGACTGGTTTAAAATTCGGATACAAGGATTTTACAACAAGTCTGCAATATTCTTATTTGTCAGAGCAATTTAATGATGCTAATAATTCTGCGCAACCTGATGCTTCCAATGCGGTAAGAGGTCCAATTCCATCTTATGGAATATTGGATTTTTCAGCCTCTTATTCTTATAAGTTTTTAAAGTTAGAAGTCGGAGTTAATAATTTATTGGATGAAGTCTATTTTACGAGAAGAGCTACAGGTTATCCAGGTCCAGGAATAATTCCATCTGCACCAAGAAATTGGTATACAACGTTGCAGTTTAAGTTTTAG
- a CDS encoding HTTM domain-containing protein, which produces MAFFRIAFGVLMCLSIIRFWYNGWIDKLYIAPKFFFSFYGFDWIKPFGNYTYLLFIFCGLSALFVAFGYKYRIAIISFFLSFTYIELMDKTTYLNHYYFVSLVSFLMIFLPANATFSIDSNNKGIEYAKIPNWTIDSIKFLLGIVYFYAGLAKLNTDWLFRAQPLKIWLPSKYDLPLIGNNVMQQEWFHFAMSWSGAIYDLCIPFLLLFKRTRTIGFFFVVVFHVFTRILFPIGMFPYIMIVATMIFFEPSFHEGVISMLKSRISFLNYKVQVKEAFQYKNQVIPKLVAVFVLIQLLFPWRYLLYPGELFWTEQGYRFSWRVMLMEKAGYSNFKIVDGKTKQFFYVDNKDFLTSFQEKQMSFQPDFILEYAHFLGDHFTKDGHQNVEVYVESYVALNGRPSKLYIDPKVDLYKQKESFKHKDWILPFNDEIEIKGL; this is translated from the coding sequence TTGGCGTTTTTTAGAATTGCTTTTGGAGTTTTAATGTGCTTAAGTATTATTAGGTTTTGGTATAATGGATGGATTGATAAGCTATACATTGCTCCAAAATTCTTTTTTTCATTCTATGGTTTTGATTGGATAAAACCTTTTGGCAACTACACCTATTTGCTTTTTATTTTTTGTGGTTTATCAGCATTATTTGTAGCTTTTGGATATAAATATAGAATTGCCATAATTTCTTTCTTTTTAAGCTTTACTTACATAGAACTAATGGACAAAACGACTTATCTAAATCATTACTATTTCGTAAGTCTTGTTAGTTTTTTAATGATTTTCTTACCAGCAAATGCAACTTTTTCTATTGATAGTAACAATAAAGGAATTGAATATGCTAAGATTCCAAATTGGACAATTGATAGTATTAAATTTTTACTTGGAATAGTTTATTTCTACGCAGGTCTCGCAAAACTTAATACAGATTGGCTTTTTAGAGCTCAACCATTAAAAATATGGTTACCATCTAAGTACGATTTGCCATTAATTGGGAATAATGTGATGCAGCAAGAATGGTTTCATTTTGCCATGAGTTGGAGTGGTGCGATTTATGATTTGTGTATTCCTTTTTTATTACTTTTTAAAAGAACCAGAACTATAGGTTTCTTTTTCGTTGTAGTTTTTCATGTGTTTACGAGAATATTATTCCCAATAGGAATGTTTCCATACATTATGATTGTGGCAACTATGATTTTCTTTGAACCAAGTTTTCATGAAGGAGTAATTTCTATGTTGAAAAGCAGGATCAGTTTTTTGAATTATAAGGTTCAAGTTAAAGAGGCCTTTCAATATAAAAATCAAGTAATTCCTAAATTAGTAGCTGTTTTTGTTTTAATTCAATTGTTGTTTCCTTGGAGATATTTATTGTATCCAGGCGAATTATTTTGGACTGAACAAGGATATCGTTTTTCATGGAGAGTGATGTTAATGGAAAAAGCTGGTTATTCAAATTTTAAAATAGTCGATGGAAAAACAAAACAGTTTTTCTATGTAGATAATAAAGATTTTTTGACTTCTTTTCAAGAGAAGCAAATGAGTTTTCAACCTGACTTTATATTAGAGTATGCACATTTTTTAGGAGACCATTTCACAAAAGATGGACATCAAAATGTAGAAGTATACGTGGAATCCTATGTAGCATTAAATGGAAGACCAAGTAAGCTATATATTGACCCTAAGGTTGATTTATATAAACAAAAAGAAAGTTTTAAACATAAAGATTGGATTTTACCTTTTAACGATGAGATTGAAATTAAAGGATTATAG
- a CDS encoding imelysin family protein, with protein sequence MMRRYFAILTILLLAYSCSSSDTDPSGGSTDNFDRSSLLANVADNMAKPVFADLKAKLEDLKTKFDSFNSTPNTTTFSAVKTSWLNAYKVWQYAAIFEIGKAEELQFVNHFNIYPVTVADVDNNISTGTYDLNSTNNHDAQGFPALDYLFFGVAATETDIIAKYTTDANASNYKKYVNDVIAKMTDIATEISDDWNGSYRGDFVSNSGNTATSALNKFVNDFIFHYEKRLRANKFGIPVGNFSATPLPEKVEAFYAKQYSKELALDALAAVNNVFSGRAYGSSATGASFQTYLNSLSKSTLSTSITNQFESARTQINTLSASLYEQINTNNQPALMAYDELQKAVVLLKVDMLQAFNVSVDFVDADGD encoded by the coding sequence TATTAGCTAACGTAGCAGATAATATGGCAAAGCCTGTATTTGCTGATTTAAAAGCTAAACTAGAAGATTTAAAAACAAAATTTGATAGTTTCAATTCAACTCCAAATACAACTACGTTTTCAGCAGTTAAAACATCTTGGTTGAATGCATATAAAGTATGGCAATACGCAGCCATTTTCGAAATAGGAAAGGCCGAAGAATTACAATTTGTAAATCATTTTAACATTTATCCAGTTACTGTTGCTGATGTAGATAATAATATTAGTACTGGAACATATGACTTGAATAGTACAAATAATCATGATGCGCAAGGATTTCCTGCATTAGATTATTTATTCTTTGGAGTTGCTGCTACTGAAACGGATATCATTGCTAAGTATACTACTGATGCTAATGCTTCTAATTATAAGAAGTATGTAAATGATGTTATTGCTAAAATGACTGATATAGCAACAGAAATTTCAGATGATTGGAATGGAAGTTATAGAGGAGATTTTGTTTCTAATTCAGGTAACACTGCTACAAGTGCATTAAATAAGTTTGTTAATGATTTTATTTTCCACTACGAAAAAAGATTAAGAGCAAATAAATTTGGTATTCCAGTAGGTAACTTTTCAGCTACGCCGTTACCGGAAAAGGTTGAAGCTTTTTATGCAAAACAATATTCAAAAGAATTAGCTTTAGATGCATTGGCAGCTGTAAATAATGTGTTTTCTGGTAGAGCTTATGGAAGTAGTGCAACGGGTGCTAGTTTTCAGACTTACCTAAATAGTTTGAGTAAGTCAACTTTATCAACTTCAATTACAAATCAATTTGAATCAGCAAGAACTCAAATCAATACATTGAGTGCTAGTCTATATGAACAAATCAATACAAACAATCAACCAGCTTTAATGGCTTATGATGAATTACAAAAAGCAGTAGTTTTACTAAAGGTAGACATGCTACAAGCTTTTAATGTAAGCGTTGATTTTGTAGATGCTGACGGAGATTAG